ATTCTTCTGCATTGTAAGTTAACAACGGTGCTCTGAAAATAAATTTGGTAGAGTAGTGCTTGAGTTATGCCTACATATCTTGTCAATGAGTGTGCTCGAAGCTTTGTGGTCAGCATTTGAGGTAATTCTTCATGTTTAGTCTTTCTTCTTTTCATGTGTAGGCACTTCTTCATTCCTCCCACATGTACCATGAAGCTCAACATTCATTTGCTAGTCATGGTGTGAAGTTCTCTTCTGTTGAGGTAGATCTTCCAGCCATGATGGGCCAAAAAGATAAAGCTGTGGCTAACCTAACACGAGGTATTGAGGGTCTATTCAAGAAGAACAAAGTGAACTATGTCAAGGGCTATGGCAAATTCCTTTCTCCTTCTGAAGTTTCTGTTGACACTGTGGAAGGTGGTAATACTGTCGTTAAGGGGAAGAATATTATAATTGCGACTGGTTCTGACGTCAAAAGTTTACCTGGTCTAACCATTGATGAGAAGAGAATTGTATCATCCACCGGAGCTTTAGCTTTGACCGAAGTTCCAAAAAAATTGGTTGTTATTGGTGCTGGCTACATAGGCCTTGAAATGGGATCTGTCTGGGGCCGTCTTGGCTCAGAGGTGACTGTTGTTGAATTTGGACCTGATATTGTTCCAGCCATGGATGGTGAAGTTCGCAAGCAATTCCAACGTTCTCTTGAGAAGCAAAAGATGAAGTTCATGCTTAAAACTAAGGTGGTGTCAGTTGAGACTGTTGGCAATGGTGTGAAGTTGACCCTTGAACCTGCAGCTGGTGGTGATCAAACTACTCTTGAGGCTGATGTTGTTCTTGTTTCTGCTGGTAGAATTCCGTTCACTTCTGGGCTTGGATTGGACAAGATAGGTGTTGAAACTGACAAGGCTGGTCGAATCTTGGTCAATGAACGTTTTGTCACTAATGTCCCGGGGGTACATGCGATTGGTGATGTCATCCCTGGGCCAATGCTGGCTCACAAGGCAGAGGAGGATGGTGTTGCCTGTGTGGAATTCATTGCAGGAAAGGAGGGTCATGTGGACTACGATTTGGTTCCTGGTGTTGTTTACACTCACCCAGAGGTGGCTTCTGTTGGGAAAACTGAAGAACAAGTGAAGGC
This sequence is a window from Nicotiana tomentosiformis chromosome 5, ASM39032v3, whole genome shotgun sequence. Protein-coding genes within it:
- the LOC104087490 gene encoding dihydrolipoyl dehydrogenase, mitochondrial-like, with the protein product MAIGSLARRKTTTILSSRYLYSTSKYSFSLSRNYSSGSDENDVVVIGGGPGGYVAAIKAAQLGLKTTCIEKRGTLGGTCLNVGCIPSKALLHSSHMYHEAQHSFASHGVKFSSVEVDLPAMMGQKDKAVANLTRGIEGLFKKNKVNYVKGYGKFLSPSEVSVDTVEGGNTVVKGKNIIIATGSDVKSLPGLTIDEKRIVSSTGALALTEVPKKLVVIGAGYIGLEMGSVWGRLGSEVTVVEFGPDIVPAMDGEVRKQFQRSLEKQKMKFMLKTKVVSVETVGNGVKLTLEPAAGGDQTTLEADVVLVSAGRIPFTSGLGLDKIGVETDKAGRILVNERFVTNVPGVHAIGDVIPGPMLAHKAEEDGVACVEFIAGKEGHVDYDLVPGVVYTHPEVASVGKTEEQVKALGVDYRVGKFPFLANSRAKAIDDAEGIVKVLAEKETDKILGVHIMSPNAGELIHEAVLALHYGASSEDIARTCHAHPTMSEALKEAAMATYDKPIHI